Proteins encoded within one genomic window of uncultured Draconibacterium sp.:
- a CDS encoding helix-turn-helix domain-containing protein: MDIDNTKFENYMEQILEQIELLHQKTDKLTPNQTNIELKLLDNQDLCQLFNVNKRTLQRYRSKGTLKYLRVGGKTFYTTDQVNDFIRNKDY; this comes from the coding sequence ATGGATATTGATAACACAAAATTTGAGAACTACATGGAACAAATATTGGAGCAAATTGAGTTGCTTCATCAAAAGACAGATAAACTCACTCCAAACCAAACAAACATAGAGCTAAAATTACTGGACAATCAAGATCTCTGCCAGTTGTTTAATGTCAATAAGAGAACTTTGCAAAGATATCGATCAAAAGGAACTTTAAAGTATTTAAGAGTCGGTGGAAAAACCTTTTATACGACTGATCAGGTAAATGATTTCATAAGGAACAAAGATTATTAG
- a CDS encoding type IX secretion system membrane protein PorP/SprF produces MMKAKLNIIKGLGILAIVVAAFTSNAQQDPMFTQYMFNTQTINPAYAGTWESVGFMALGRNQWTGWTGAPDTYTFSIQAPLRNERVALGLNVMNDKIGLEKRFYVFADYSYLVPLSEKTNLRLGLKGGFTNYSNNLAEYTILDPGDPNFSGEIKNAFKPNFGIGAFLYSKRAYVGLSVPKLVSTTFDDNMESFSVEGELRHYFLIAGAVFDMGENVKFKPTMFTKASFTSETGTPLQFDFTGNFLIKEKLWLGAMYRTGSSYGFIAQWIFDQKLRVGYAIDFTTNNMKHYSNGSHEVMISYELRFKKEKVVSPRYF; encoded by the coding sequence ATGATGAAAGCAAAATTAAATATAATCAAAGGTTTAGGGATTCTGGCAATAGTAGTAGCAGCATTTACCTCAAATGCCCAACAGGATCCGATGTTTACTCAGTACATGTTTAATACACAAACCATTAACCCTGCTTATGCAGGTACCTGGGAATCGGTAGGATTTATGGCACTGGGGCGTAATCAATGGACTGGATGGACCGGAGCACCAGATACATATACCTTCTCCATACAGGCCCCTTTGAGAAATGAACGTGTGGCACTGGGATTAAATGTAATGAACGATAAAATTGGTTTGGAAAAACGTTTTTATGTTTTTGCCGATTATTCCTACCTGGTTCCTCTGAGTGAGAAAACAAATTTACGACTGGGACTGAAAGGTGGGTTTACCAATTACTCTAACAATTTAGCAGAGTATACCATTTTAGACCCGGGCGACCCGAATTTTTCAGGTGAAATAAAAAATGCATTCAAACCAAACTTTGGTATAGGTGCCTTCCTGTACAGTAAAAGAGCCTATGTAGGCCTGTCGGTTCCGAAATTAGTGAGCACTACTTTTGATGATAATATGGAAAGCTTTTCTGTTGAAGGCGAATTACGCCACTATTTCCTGATTGCCGGGGCTGTTTTTGATATGGGAGAGAATGTTAAATTCAAACCAACCATGTTTACCAAAGCTTCGTTTACTTCGGAAACCGGTACACCGCTTCAGTTCGACTTTACAGGAAACTTCCTGATTAAGGAAAAACTGTGGCTGGGTGCCATGTACCGGACAGGATCTTCATACGGTTTTATTGCTCAGTGGATATTTGACCAAAAACTGCGTGTGGGCTATGCCATCGATTTTACTACAAATAACATGAAACATTACAGCAACGGATCACACGAGGTAATGATATCTTACGAACTAAGATTTAAGAAAGAAAAAGTAGTATCGCCTAGGTACTTCTAA
- a CDS encoding (2Fe-2S)-binding protein — MANRLVCMCNFVDEAEIKKLLEKGADSTSQIQSLTRAGTSCGRCLPVIDDLVERHLKTKPKPQQGKLRLGF, encoded by the coding sequence ATGGCAAACAGACTGGTATGTATGTGCAATTTTGTTGACGAAGCAGAGATTAAAAAACTGCTGGAAAAAGGGGCTGATTCTACTTCGCAGATTCAATCGTTAACACGTGCAGGAACATCGTGTGGCCGCTGTTTGCCTGTGATTGATGACCTGGTTGAACGTCATTTAAAAACCAAACCCAAGCCACAACAAGGAAAGCTGCGACTCGGGTTCTAA
- a CDS encoding aminotransferase class I/II-fold pyridoxal phosphate-dependent enzyme, protein MQNKIFTPKDFIDVPDKDIYATADYFQLFIDQMDRIKSNAFDITSTTAIGSKMDIIDRYSSNILKTTSFVSNNYLGMNRHPKVIEAAQKAMKKYGIGTCASPVIGGATDIHSELAHKISRLHGQEDAILYPSGYAANIGVFQLLLNKMDIAIVDMFVHASVYDGLIKTNIKIFKHNDTEYLESVLKRTQGTYRNIAVIVDGVYSQDGDLSRMVEICNLAKKYGAYMFVDDAHGAGVFGQNGKGTVNHFGLEDKVDLITGTLSKSMGTCGGYATGKKQLIKYMKHFSRSNTFSASVAPPLVAAASKAIDLFSEEPQIIQTLWENTRYIKTQLKERGFDIGRSESPIIPVMIRDDEKTKVIARELLKNGIYIIPATYPAVKLKDSRLRLNITAQHTTEDLDKFCETLSAINKTLIFTN, encoded by the coding sequence ATGCAAAACAAAATTTTCACACCAAAAGATTTTATAGATGTTCCTGATAAGGACATTTATGCAACTGCCGACTATTTCCAGTTATTTATTGATCAAATGGACAGGATCAAATCCAATGCATTTGACATTACCTCTACAACTGCTATTGGTTCAAAAATGGACATTATCGACCGATACAGTAGCAATATCCTGAAGACAACAAGTTTTGTCTCTAACAACTACCTTGGAATGAATCGTCACCCAAAAGTGATCGAAGCAGCACAAAAAGCCATGAAGAAATACGGAATTGGAACTTGCGCATCGCCGGTCATAGGCGGGGCTACCGATATTCACTCAGAACTGGCACACAAAATCTCCAGGCTGCACGGACAAGAAGATGCCATCTTGTATCCATCGGGCTATGCAGCCAACATCGGCGTCTTTCAACTCCTGTTGAATAAAATGGATATTGCTATTGTCGACATGTTTGTTCACGCCAGTGTTTATGACGGACTTATCAAAACCAACATCAAAATATTTAAGCATAACGACACCGAATACCTTGAATCTGTATTAAAAAGGACACAAGGCACCTATAGAAATATTGCAGTTATCGTTGACGGCGTGTATTCACAAGACGGGGACCTGTCCCGGATGGTGGAAATATGTAACCTTGCTAAAAAATACGGAGCCTATATGTTTGTTGATGATGCCCATGGTGCGGGCGTATTTGGCCAGAACGGGAAAGGCACTGTAAACCATTTCGGACTTGAAGACAAAGTAGACCTGATAACAGGTACACTCAGCAAATCAATGGGAACCTGTGGAGGATACGCCACAGGAAAGAAACAACTGATAAAATACATGAAGCACTTTTCACGTTCGAATACCTTCTCAGCATCTGTTGCACCTCCCCTTGTTGCAGCAGCATCAAAAGCCATTGATTTATTCTCCGAAGAACCTCAGATAATTCAGACTTTATGGGAAAATACCCGGTATATTAAAACCCAACTTAAAGAAAGAGGCTTTGATATTGGCAGGTCTGAATCTCCAATAATTCCGGTCATGATCAGGGATGATGAAAAGACCAAAGTTATAGCCCGTGAACTGTTAAAAAACGGAATTTACATAATCCCGGCCACCTACCCGGCTGTTAAACTCAAGGATTCAAGACTGAGGTTAAATATTACTGCCCAGCACACAACAGAAGATTTGGACAAATTTTGCGAAACATTGTCAGCTATTAATAAAACACTTATTTTTACCAATTAA
- a CDS encoding RteC domain-containing protein, which translates to MLVFLEHLIQYVEIEIKCTKLKQNKKGYNATNTLNDYKGAPISWTASKRDLLELIFALNLTMCFNNGKTTQKELVGFFSHIFNISLPGYHATIKRMADRKGDVIQLESRSFFINEMLRKFNSKLDILDEN; encoded by the coding sequence GTGTTAGTCTTCTTAGAACATCTTATTCAGTATGTTGAAATTGAGATCAAATGCACAAAACTGAAACAAAACAAGAAAGGATACAACGCAACAAATACCCTGAATGACTATAAAGGTGCTCCCATCAGCTGGACGGCCAGCAAACGCGATTTGCTTGAACTAATTTTCGCCCTAAACCTTACAATGTGCTTTAATAACGGGAAAACGACACAAAAAGAGTTGGTCGGCTTTTTCAGCCACATTTTCAACATTTCTCTTCCCGGCTATCACGCAACTATAAAAAGGATGGCAGACAGAAAAGGAGATGTGATCCAACTTGAATCCCGTTCTTTTTTCATTAATGAGATGTTGAGAAAGTTCAACAGTAAGCTCGATATCCTGGATGAAAATTAG
- a CDS encoding secondary thiamine-phosphate synthase enzyme YjbQ, which produces MQKIITVSTPQHNILVDITSDVEKVVKMAGISSGLVTVYVQGATAGIMIQENWDDSVQNDVVSLMKKLIPAGVWEHDAQDNNGDSHLKAGLVGPSETIPIVDGKMGLSTWQNIFLCEFDGPRNSRNIVITIIDSEK; this is translated from the coding sequence ATGCAGAAAATTATAACCGTATCAACACCGCAACATAATATCCTGGTTGACATTACTTCAGATGTGGAGAAAGTAGTGAAGATGGCCGGTATTAGTAGTGGTTTGGTAACCGTTTATGTGCAGGGAGCAACAGCAGGAATTATGATTCAGGAAAACTGGGACGATTCGGTACAGAACGATGTGGTAAGCCTGATGAAAAAATTAATACCGGCTGGTGTTTGGGAGCACGATGCGCAGGATAATAATGGCGATTCGCATTTGAAAGCGGGTTTGGTAGGACCAAGCGAAACGATCCCTATCGTTGATGGGAAAATGGGTTTATCTACCTGGCAAAACATTTTCTTATGTGAATTCGATGGCCCCAGAAATTCCAGAAATATTGTTATAACCATAATCGATTCAGAAAAATAA
- a CDS encoding C10 family peptidase, giving the protein MNKFNLKRLFSLASIIALLAFINACNQLDMDDTISSPDMATKSASFEGIDYNVSLKSAKYLVQSTEGGKHIESIEPFVVNEDTLMFIFNFNEGWQVVSGDKRTDPILASDTTGQLSIAELENPGVATWLSDIADQILLLKKNNPEVAYDDGIEAWVLIDKAAHFSEDSLQAYRKKYNAIYESPDNTPQLKSLQIIEPGDDYQWVRRLVSVTSTPWVTSAQKGPLLHTKWGQGAPWNTDVPLGLKDGTWIKCPTGCTAVAMAQVIYNMHYKINKPTGLYHTVSCTGYVWDSDNYNVSFSRGNYVSNSERWDLMPTHRQGFPPNYVTPNSSYVGDLMADVGNRVGMTYGATGSGAHASKSGFNYYSIACDEGDYSYSTVYSNLQSNTPVLLSAYAKKEKKGVWPFRRTVYSEGHTWVIDGYRKKQKTYTYTYEWELVQGYSGSNSADDPYVYSTNQLLPPIDDIYPGKREIETRTTTSTYLLMNWGWNGSYDSGEYSTSSSAIWSSQKDYQYIKKIFFNFK; this is encoded by the coding sequence ATGAATAAATTCAATTTAAAAAGGCTGTTTAGTCTTGCTTCAATAATAGCTCTACTGGCTTTTATTAATGCATGCAACCAACTGGATATGGACGATACCATTAGTTCTCCGGACATGGCAACCAAGAGTGCATCATTCGAAGGTATTGACTACAACGTAAGCCTCAAAAGCGCAAAATATTTGGTACAATCAACAGAAGGAGGGAAGCATATTGAAAGCATTGAACCTTTTGTTGTAAATGAAGATACCCTCATGTTTATCTTTAATTTCAATGAAGGTTGGCAGGTTGTATCAGGCGATAAACGCACAGACCCCATATTGGCCTCTGACACAACAGGGCAACTGTCAATAGCTGAATTGGAGAATCCGGGTGTTGCAACCTGGTTAAGCGATATCGCAGACCAAATTTTATTACTGAAAAAGAACAATCCCGAAGTTGCATATGACGATGGTATTGAAGCATGGGTATTAATTGACAAAGCGGCCCATTTTTCCGAAGATAGTCTACAGGCGTACCGCAAAAAATATAATGCGATATACGAATCACCGGATAACACGCCCCAATTAAAAAGCCTGCAAATCATAGAACCGGGTGACGATTATCAATGGGTAAGGCGTTTGGTTTCCGTTACTTCTACCCCTTGGGTTACGTCTGCACAAAAAGGACCGTTATTGCATACAAAATGGGGACAAGGAGCCCCCTGGAATACTGATGTCCCTCTTGGTTTAAAGGATGGAACATGGATCAAATGCCCAACTGGTTGTACTGCAGTTGCAATGGCTCAGGTAATCTATAACATGCATTATAAGATTAATAAACCTACCGGACTGTATCATACTGTAAGTTGTACGGGTTATGTTTGGGACAGCGATAATTACAATGTTAGCTTTTCAAGAGGAAATTACGTATCAAATTCTGAACGATGGGATTTGATGCCAACCCACAGACAAGGTTTTCCCCCTAATTATGTCACACCAAACTCATCCTACGTTGGAGATTTAATGGCTGATGTCGGTAACAGAGTTGGAATGACATATGGGGCAACCGGGAGTGGTGCACATGCCAGTAAAAGTGGGTTTAACTACTATAGTATTGCCTGTGACGAAGGCGATTACAGTTATAGCACAGTTTATTCTAATTTACAAAGTAATACCCCTGTTCTTTTATCTGCTTATGCAAAAAAAGAAAAGAAAGGTGTCTGGCCTTTTAGAAGAACAGTTTATAGCGAAGGTCACACATGGGTAATTGATGGTTACAGGAAAAAGCAGAAAACATATACCTATACTTATGAATGGGAATTGGTACAGGGATACTCCGGCAGCAATTCTGCTGATGATCCCTATGTTTATTCCACAAATCAATTGCTTCCTCCGATTGACGATATATACCCAGGCAAACGTGAAATAGAAACCCGTACAACAACCTCAACTTACCTGTTAATGAACTGGGGCTGGAATGGCTCGTATGATTCCGGGGAATATTCCACCAGTAGCTCGGCTATTTGGTCTTCACAAAAGGATTATCAGTACATCAAAAAAATCTTTTTCAATTTTAAATAA
- a CDS encoding TetR/AcrR family transcriptional regulator: MSGEKRRRRNTIAVKMDLIDAVGSVLKKHGFAKLGINLVAEEAKVDKNVIYRNFEDFDKLLEAYVEKQDFWYMALKEHGSEKIEDRRAFMKYILTDQFKALHSSKEFQQLLLWELGDRDDFTTNIAIKREILAEGILNQYRSLLDDYGVKFNFITAIFVSSIYYLTLHKDKSTFCETDLKKKEERNEFIRTIEWLTDLIFDKIEAKNEAERIAINALKEGIDTKTISRITGLSVEKIRTLK, translated from the coding sequence ATGAGTGGAGAAAAACGAAGACGACGAAATACGATTGCCGTAAAAATGGATCTTATTGATGCCGTTGGTTCGGTATTGAAAAAACACGGATTTGCTAAACTTGGAATCAATCTTGTAGCTGAAGAAGCCAAGGTCGACAAAAATGTTATTTACAGGAATTTTGAAGACTTTGACAAGTTGCTTGAAGCTTATGTGGAAAAACAGGACTTCTGGTATATGGCTTTAAAAGAGCACGGAAGTGAAAAGATAGAAGACCGCAGGGCATTTATGAAATATATTCTGACCGACCAGTTTAAAGCCCTGCACTCAAGCAAAGAGTTTCAGCAGCTATTACTTTGGGAGCTTGGAGACAGGGATGATTTTACAACCAACATAGCCATAAAAAGAGAGATCCTTGCGGAAGGAATCCTCAATCAATACCGCTCATTACTGGATGATTATGGTGTAAAGTTCAATTTTATTACCGCTATTTTCGTGTCGTCTATTTACTATCTGACTCTTCATAAAGATAAGTCAACGTTTTGCGAAACCGACCTGAAAAAGAAAGAGGAACGGAATGAATTCATAAGAACCATAGAATGGCTGACCGACCTGATCTTCGATAAAATTGAAGCAAAAAATGAAGCGGAGCGCATTGCAATTAATGCACTAAAAGAAGGTATTGATACCAAAACCATTTCCAGGATAACCGGTCTGTCGGTGGAAAAAATCAGAACATTAAAATAA
- a CDS encoding HD domain-containing protein yields MEERTGLAIKKFNDYVDSFTGLSEDQLKNFEIKKNHSLRVADLALLLAKNMELNETEAQLAYLIGLFHDIGRFRQLKEYNTFNDAKSVDHAELGVDVLQQGDFFNELDKGQVELILLAIEQHNKLGLKKDLSDKERLFAKLIRDADKLDILHVITDYYTNPKAAPNHTLTWEMPKGGTVSKDVSKQILKGAQVSKESITNELDIKVMQLSWVYDLNYRPSFELMMEKRYLEKIYNSMPKNDMVIEIYRKVKVFVENKLIA; encoded by the coding sequence ATGGAGGAGAGAACAGGACTGGCCATAAAAAAGTTTAACGATTACGTTGACTCTTTTACTGGACTTAGCGAAGATCAGCTAAAGAATTTCGAGATAAAGAAAAATCATTCATTGCGTGTTGCTGATCTTGCTTTACTATTGGCAAAAAATATGGAGCTCAACGAAACAGAAGCCCAACTGGCCTATTTAATTGGATTGTTTCACGACATTGGAAGATTCCGACAACTGAAAGAATACAACACTTTTAACGATGCCAAATCGGTTGATCATGCAGAATTGGGTGTTGACGTTTTACAGCAAGGCGACTTTTTTAATGAGCTGGATAAAGGTCAGGTAGAATTAATTTTACTGGCGATTGAACAGCACAATAAACTGGGGCTGAAAAAGGATCTGTCGGATAAAGAACGGCTTTTTGCCAAGCTTATTCGTGATGCTGATAAGCTTGATATCCTGCACGTAATAACCGATTATTATACTAATCCAAAGGCAGCACCAAACCATACTTTAACCTGGGAAATGCCAAAAGGAGGAACCGTTTCAAAAGATGTATCGAAGCAGATTTTGAAAGGAGCTCAGGTGTCGAAAGAAAGTATAACAAACGAGCTTGATATTAAAGTTATGCAGCTTTCGTGGGTTTACGATTTAAACTATCGGCCATCGTTCGAGTTAATGATGGAGAAGCGTTACCTGGAGAAAATTTATAACTCGATGCCTAAAAACGATATGGTCATTGAAATTTACCGGAAAGTAAAAGTATTTGTAGAGAATAAGCTTATTGCCTGA